In Polynucleobacter sp. AP-Ainpum-60-G11, one DNA window encodes the following:
- the dapD gene encoding 2,3,4,5-tetrahydropyridine-2,6-dicarboxylate N-succinyltransferase produces the protein MSQSPQSIIEQAWENRANLSPEAVSGEIRNAVNAVLEGLNTGSIRVAERRSVGKWEVNQWVKKAVLLSFRLEDNKPMGAGGYTQFYDKVPSKFEHYTAEDFANGGFRVVPPAMARRGSFIGKNAVLMPSYVNIGAYVGEGTMVDTWATVGSCAQIGKNVHLSGGVGIGGVLEPIQAGPVIIEDNCFIGARSEVVEGVVIEENAVLSMGVYIGQSTKIYDRETGEIHYGRVPAGSVVVPGSLPSACGKYSLYAAIIVKKVDAQTRAKTAINELLRD, from the coding sequence ATGAGCCAATCACCACAAAGCATCATCGAACAAGCCTGGGAAAACCGCGCAAACCTATCTCCTGAGGCCGTTTCTGGAGAAATCCGTAACGCCGTGAACGCCGTGCTCGAAGGCCTCAATACCGGCAGTATTCGGGTGGCTGAGCGCCGTAGCGTCGGTAAATGGGAGGTGAACCAGTGGGTAAAGAAGGCGGTTTTGCTCTCTTTCCGCTTAGAAGACAATAAACCCATGGGCGCTGGTGGCTATACCCAGTTCTACGACAAGGTACCGAGCAAGTTTGAGCACTACACTGCTGAAGACTTCGCTAATGGCGGTTTCCGCGTAGTTCCCCCTGCAATGGCTCGCCGTGGCTCATTTATTGGTAAAAATGCCGTTTTAATGCCTTCTTACGTCAATATTGGCGCTTATGTCGGCGAGGGCACCATGGTCGATACCTGGGCAACCGTAGGTTCCTGCGCTCAAATCGGTAAAAACGTGCACCTTTCTGGTGGCGTTGGTATTGGTGGTGTTTTAGAGCCAATCCAAGCTGGCCCAGTCATTATTGAAGACAACTGCTTTATCGGCGCCCGTTCTGAAGTGGTTGAAGGTGTAGTTATTGAAGAAAACGCCGTTCTCTCGATGGGTGTCTACATTGGTCAAAGCACCAAAATCTACGACCGCGAAACTGGTGAAATCCATTACGGCCGTGTACCTGCAGGTTCTGTTGTGGTTCCCGGTTCATTGCCTTCTGCTTGCGGCAAGTACAGCCTATACGCTGCGATTATCGTGAAGAAGGTCGATGCGCAAACTAGAGCGAAGACTGCCATTAACGAACTCCTGCGTGATTAA
- the dapE gene encoding succinyl-diaminopimelate desuccinylase codes for MSATLELTEALISCRSVTPADGGCQELIAHRLQAIGFHTESVVSGPENFQVTNLWAIKKGTAGDQGEVLMFAGHTDVVPTGPLDKWTNDPFTPTIRDGMLYGRGAADMKTSLAAFVVATEEFVITHPNHKGSIAFLITSDEEGPANDGTVIMCERLQKHGQRLDYCVIGEPTSVNQLGDMIKNGRRGSLSGKLRVKGIQAHIAYPHLGKNPIHISAPAIQALVETEWDKGNQYFQPTSFQISNIHAGTGANNVIPGELAIDFNFRFSTESKPEELRSRLEGILTAAGLDFEIDWVLGGSPFITGDGALAGALRKAIKDETKIDTELSTTGGTSDGRFIAKICKEVVEFGPLNATSHKIDECVIVDDVVPLKNIFRKTLEQLVA; via the coding sequence ATGAGCGCTACCCTCGAGCTAACTGAAGCCCTGATCTCTTGCCGCTCGGTAACTCCTGCGGATGGAGGCTGTCAGGAGCTCATCGCTCATCGCCTACAAGCGATCGGCTTTCATACTGAGAGCGTGGTGAGTGGTCCCGAGAATTTTCAGGTCACGAATCTTTGGGCAATCAAAAAGGGTACTGCCGGTGATCAAGGCGAAGTCTTGATGTTTGCTGGTCACACCGATGTAGTGCCAACTGGTCCGCTCGATAAATGGACCAATGATCCATTTACCCCAACTATTCGCGATGGCATGCTCTACGGTCGTGGCGCCGCGGATATGAAAACCTCACTCGCAGCGTTTGTTGTTGCTACCGAAGAATTCGTAATCACCCACCCCAATCACAAAGGCTCGATTGCCTTCTTGATTACGAGCGATGAAGAAGGTCCGGCTAATGATGGCACTGTCATCATGTGCGAACGCTTACAAAAACACGGTCAGCGTCTAGATTACTGCGTGATTGGCGAACCAACATCAGTTAATCAACTCGGTGACATGATTAAGAATGGTCGCCGCGGATCACTCTCAGGCAAGCTGAGGGTAAAAGGAATTCAGGCGCATATCGCCTATCCTCACCTTGGCAAGAATCCGATTCACATTTCAGCACCCGCAATTCAAGCGCTGGTTGAAACTGAGTGGGATAAAGGTAATCAGTATTTTCAGCCTACCAGTTTTCAGATTTCCAATATTCATGCAGGTACTGGAGCAAATAACGTTATTCCTGGCGAACTAGCAATTGACTTCAATTTCCGCTTTTCAACTGAAAGTAAGCCAGAGGAATTACGTAGTCGTCTAGAAGGAATTCTTACTGCTGCAGGCCTCGACTTTGAAATTGATTGGGTTTTGGGTGGCAGTCCATTCATCACTGGTGATGGCGCACTTGCTGGCGCTCTTCGCAAAGCCATTAAAGATGAAACCAAAATCGATACAGAACTCTCTACTACCGGCGGCACTAGTGATGGACGCTTCATTGCCAAGATCTGCAAAGAGGTCGTTGAGTTTGGCCCACTGAATGCAACCAGTCACAAAATTGATGAGTGCGTAATTGTGGATGATGTTGTGCCACTCAAGAATATCTTCCGCAAGACCCTCGAGCAACTCGTTGCTTAA
- the prmB gene encoding 50S ribosomal protein L3 N(5)-glutamine methyltransferase codes for MDPSPQQSLTLDQCIDRIAQRLEAADLHYGHGAIDAQSEALWIASKQLDLSPTDALDHLEQVLSAEQIAKAFEVTETRISTRKPLAYLLGEAWLMGVPFFSSEQSIVPRSWIAELIVDGSLEPWLPADGKALDLCTGNGSLAILLALACPDIRVSACDISLPALAVASRNLDRHSLTSQIELFEGDLWEALPEPHEDNLFDLIICNPPYVNADSMNALPAEYHAEPALALAGGDDGMDLIRKIIAGAPDYLSERGAILIEIGNEYEHFKKAFPQIPVIWMEVSAGDEQVLLIQAEDLR; via the coding sequence ATGGACCCTTCGCCCCAGCAATCCCTAACACTTGATCAATGCATCGATCGCATTGCACAACGACTAGAGGCTGCAGATTTGCATTACGGTCATGGCGCTATCGATGCGCAGAGCGAAGCCCTGTGGATTGCCAGCAAACAATTAGACCTCAGCCCTACCGATGCACTGGATCACTTAGAGCAAGTATTGAGTGCTGAGCAAATTGCTAAGGCATTTGAGGTTACAGAAACCCGTATCTCCACGCGCAAGCCTTTAGCTTATCTTTTGGGTGAAGCCTGGCTGATGGGTGTGCCATTTTTCTCAAGTGAACAAAGTATTGTTCCGCGCTCATGGATAGCTGAGCTCATCGTAGATGGCTCACTCGAGCCTTGGTTACCAGCCGATGGCAAAGCACTTGACCTATGTACTGGTAATGGCTCTCTAGCAATTTTGTTAGCCTTGGCCTGTCCTGATATTCGCGTGAGTGCTTGTGACATTAGCCTGCCTGCATTAGCAGTGGCATCACGCAATCTCGATCGTCATAGTCTTACTTCGCAGATAGAACTCTTTGAGGGCGATCTCTGGGAAGCATTGCCAGAACCGCATGAAGATAATCTTTTTGATCTGATTATTTGCAATCCGCCTTACGTAAATGCCGATTCTATGAATGCATTGCCTGCTGAATACCATGCAGAACCTGCTCTCGCATTGGCTGGGGGTGATGACGGCATGGATCTTATTCGCAAGATTATTGCAGGCGCTCCCGACTACCTCTCTGAGCGTGGCGCCATTCTGATTGAGATTGGTAACGAGTATGAGCACTTTAAAAAAGCGTTTCCACAGATCCCCGTCATTTGGATGGAAGTATCTGCAGGTGACGAGCAAGTCTTGCTCATTCAAGCAGAAGACTTACGCTAA
- the radA gene encoding DNA repair protein RadA — protein MAKIKTIYICQSCGGTSAKWQGQCPSCQAWNTLEEGLPEVSSNTRFQGLAQSLPRQKLSAISAEDLPRFSTGVEEFDRVLGGGLVPGGVVLLGGDPGIGKSTLLLQALAEMSAAGMNVLYSSGEESAAQIALRAKRIALDAPQLEVLAEIQLEKLLSIMDTVKPQVLVVDSIQTLYSEVLSSAPGSVAQVRECAAQLTRAAKSSGICVLMVGHVTKDGHLAGPRVLEHIVDTVLYFEGDTHSSFRLVRSIKNRFGAVNELGVFAMTEKGLRGVANPSAIFLSQHAEMVPGACVLVTQEGSRPLLVEIQALVDTAHIPNPRRLAVGLEQARLAMLLAVLHRHAGVACFDQDVFLNAVGGVKISEPAADLAVLLAIQSSIRNKALPKELIVFGEVGLAGEIRPCPRGQERLKEAAKLGFTVAIIPKANMPKAKIPGLRVIPVERIDQAISAAAELS, from the coding sequence TTGGCCAAGATTAAAACAATTTATATCTGCCAGTCATGCGGTGGAACTTCTGCTAAGTGGCAAGGACAGTGCCCTTCCTGTCAGGCGTGGAACACGCTTGAGGAGGGCTTGCCTGAGGTGAGCTCAAACACACGCTTTCAGGGTTTAGCGCAATCACTACCGCGTCAAAAGCTTTCTGCTATTTCAGCCGAAGACCTTCCTCGCTTTAGTACTGGGGTTGAAGAGTTTGATCGCGTATTGGGTGGCGGCTTAGTTCCTGGTGGGGTTGTGCTTTTGGGCGGCGATCCTGGTATTGGCAAATCCACTTTGTTATTGCAAGCACTAGCTGAGATGAGTGCTGCAGGTATGAACGTTCTTTACAGTAGTGGTGAGGAGTCTGCTGCGCAAATCGCATTACGTGCAAAACGCATTGCACTCGATGCGCCTCAATTAGAAGTGCTTGCAGAAATTCAATTAGAAAAACTCTTATCCATCATGGATACTGTGAAGCCACAGGTCTTGGTGGTGGATTCTATTCAGACCTTATATTCAGAGGTATTGAGTTCAGCGCCAGGGTCAGTTGCCCAAGTACGAGAGTGTGCTGCGCAACTCACTAGGGCAGCTAAATCTAGCGGTATTTGTGTCTTGATGGTGGGTCACGTTACTAAAGATGGTCACTTGGCTGGTCCCCGCGTACTCGAACACATTGTTGATACCGTTCTGTACTTTGAAGGTGATACCCATTCTTCATTTAGATTGGTGCGCTCGATTAAAAACCGTTTTGGCGCAGTCAATGAGCTCGGCGTCTTTGCTATGACTGAAAAAGGGTTGCGTGGTGTTGCTAATCCTTCAGCTATTTTCCTATCCCAGCATGCTGAGATGGTGCCAGGTGCCTGTGTGTTAGTGACCCAAGAAGGTAGTCGCCCGCTCTTGGTAGAAATTCAGGCTCTGGTCGATACGGCCCACATCCCAAATCCACGCCGCTTGGCGGTGGGTTTAGAACAGGCGCGTTTAGCGATGCTTTTGGCGGTTTTACATCGTCACGCAGGTGTAGCTTGCTTTGATCAAGACGTCTTCTTAAATGCAGTAGGCGGTGTGAAGATCTCAGAGCCGGCTGCTGACTTAGCAGTGTTGTTGGCAATTCAGTCTTCAATTCGTAATAAAGCGCTACCTAAAGAGTTGATCGTATTTGGAGAGGTTGGTTTGGCCGGAGAAATTCGTCCATGCCCACGAGGTCAGGAGCGCTTGAAAGAAGCGGCTAAGCTAGGCTTCACTGTAGCAATTATTCCAAAAGCCAATATGCCTAAGGCAAAGATTCCAGGTTTAAGGGTGATACCTGTAGAGCGCATTGATCAGGCTATTTCTGCTGCTGCAGAACTCAGTTAA
- a CDS encoding potassium transporter Kup → MMLAAIGVVFGDIGTSPLYALKECFDPHHGIAFSPEALFGVIAMMIWSLIMVVTFKYVLFVMRADNKGEGGVLSLMALALRSFDSKSKKYFFLMILGMLGACMLLGESVITPAISVLSAVEGIEIAAPGLHKFIIPISLVILVALFLIQKYGTAAVGNLFGPVTLTWFVTLAVLGAINIGAAPQIIGAINPMYAVNFIVDHPTTAYIVMGAVVLVVTGVEALYLDMGHFGRSPVRYAWLIVVLPALLINYLGQGALLLSNPEAVSNPFYLMVPEWALWPVVGLATAATVIASQAVISGAYSLVSQAILLGFMPRMTIMHTSDSEQGQIYIPVVNWALLFMVVVTIIEFRESVNLAAAYGISVTSTMMITAILLGVVMYREWKMNIFLVLGLSITFFILDFAFWTANLIKIKDGGWYPLFLGLIIFTCLITWYRGRKLLRAKVEEGSIPLQAFVSGLLAHPPHRVEGTAIFLTAHVDYVPVAMLHNLKHNRVMHERIFFIKLSTWDVPYVNDSQRITMKDLGGGVYLVRAVHGFKESPDINKVLELLQKQENIEFNVMDTSFFVSRDTIVPSANPGMALWREKLFGWMMQNAAKPSDFFKIPTNRLVELGAKVEI, encoded by the coding sequence ATGATGCTTGCTGCTATCGGTGTGGTGTTTGGTGATATTGGTACAAGCCCCTTGTACGCGCTCAAAGAATGTTTTGATCCACACCACGGCATTGCGTTTTCACCAGAGGCATTATTCGGTGTGATTGCCATGATGATCTGGTCTTTGATCATGGTTGTGACATTTAAGTACGTATTGTTTGTGATGCGCGCTGACAATAAAGGTGAGGGTGGCGTTTTATCACTCATGGCCTTAGCGCTACGTTCTTTTGATAGCAAGTCTAAAAAATATTTCTTTCTCATGATTTTGGGTATGCTTGGCGCATGCATGCTACTTGGTGAGTCCGTAATTACTCCAGCGATTTCAGTTTTATCTGCTGTCGAGGGTATTGAGATTGCAGCACCAGGTTTGCATAAATTTATTATCCCGATCTCTCTAGTAATTTTGGTGGCTTTATTTTTAATCCAAAAATACGGTACTGCAGCTGTTGGTAATCTCTTTGGCCCAGTCACTTTGACTTGGTTTGTTACGCTGGCAGTACTTGGGGCAATTAATATCGGCGCAGCGCCACAAATCATTGGCGCAATCAATCCAATGTATGCGGTTAACTTTATTGTTGATCATCCCACTACTGCCTATATTGTGATGGGCGCTGTAGTGTTGGTGGTTACTGGGGTTGAAGCTTTGTATTTGGATATGGGTCACTTTGGTAGAAGTCCCGTGCGCTACGCTTGGCTCATCGTGGTTTTGCCGGCGCTCTTGATCAATTATCTTGGTCAGGGTGCACTCTTGTTATCAAACCCAGAAGCAGTCTCCAATCCATTTTATTTAATGGTTCCTGAGTGGGCTCTGTGGCCAGTAGTGGGCTTAGCGACTGCAGCTACAGTGATCGCTTCTCAGGCAGTCATTTCTGGGGCGTACTCTTTAGTAAGCCAGGCAATCTTGCTTGGATTTATGCCGCGCATGACGATCATGCATACCTCTGATTCAGAGCAAGGACAGATTTATATTCCGGTAGTGAACTGGGCACTTTTGTTTATGGTCGTAGTGACTATTATTGAATTTAGAGAGTCAGTCAATCTAGCCGCAGCATATGGTATTTCAGTGACCTCAACCATGATGATTACCGCCATCTTATTGGGGGTAGTCATGTATCGCGAATGGAAGATGAATATCTTCTTGGTGCTGGGCTTGTCGATTACTTTCTTTATCTTAGATTTTGCTTTCTGGACTGCAAACCTAATCAAAATTAAAGATGGTGGTTGGTACCCGCTGTTTCTGGGCTTAATTATTTTTACTTGCTTGATTACCTGGTATCGAGGTCGCAAACTCTTGCGTGCGAAAGTGGAGGAGGGCTCCATTCCATTGCAAGCCTTTGTGAGTGGACTGCTAGCGCATCCACCACATCGTGTTGAAGGGACCGCTATCTTTTTGACGGCCCATGTGGACTATGTTCCGGTCGCAATGCTCCACAACCTAAAGCACAACCGAGTGATGCATGAGCGTATCTTTTTTATTAAGTTAAGCACTTGGGATGTTCCTTACGTAAATGATAGTCAGCGTATTACGATGAAGGATCTCGGTGGTGGCGTGTACTTAGTAAGGGCTGTACATGGCTTTAAAGAGTCCCCTGATATCAATAAAGTTTTAGAGTTACTGCAAAAACAAGAGAACATTGAATTTAATGTCATGGATACTTCTTTCTTTGTGTCCCGCGACACCATTGTTCCGTCGGCCAATCCTGGGATGGCGCTGTGGAGAGAGAAGTTGTTTGGTTGGATGATGCAAAATGCCGCCAAGCCTTCAGATTTCTTTAAGATTCCGACCAATCGTTTAGTTGAGCTCGGTGCGAAAGTAGAGATTTGA
- a CDS encoding tetratricopeptide repeat protein: MSFEIAKKHFLDGLNLLGAESYEEAEFHFLESLHLMPDRISTLINLSAAQIKLKKFSEAKNYSEKALELDKNCAEAFLNLGIINREQGKFIHALEIFEMAAKLKPDYPEAISNKGIVLHELKRYDEALASYDKAISFKSDYCEAWSNRGSTFSELKRYEEALASYDKAISFKSDYYEAWANKGIVLHELKRYDEALASYDKAISFKSDYCEAWSNRGSTFSELKRYEEALASYDKAISFKSDYYEAWANKGIVLHELKRYDEALASYDKAISLKPDLYDAFWGKALIQLALGNFKDGFKNYEYRLERTSAHPKRHQAFPLLTNLNQASGKRVLVWSEQGHGDTIQFSRLIKNLSDLNIEIIFEVQAGLKTLLEQSIKHAKVIGEGAPFGQVDFQIPLMSLPLLLELDINGIPSDPYLVDSKKDSIAWKKKLSAANNKLNIGIACSGNEQHINDKNRSIDLEFFKPIADQANLFLIQKDLRKKDRDFLRTHPEIKFLGEEIKSFNDSASIIQEMDLVITVDTSLAHLSGALGKSTLILLPWNPEWRWLLDRQDSPWYPTAKIFRQPHSGRWESVIEDIALRLNLNHPC; this comes from the coding sequence ATGAGTTTTGAAATAGCAAAAAAGCATTTCTTAGATGGGCTTAATCTCTTAGGCGCAGAGAGTTACGAAGAGGCTGAATTTCATTTTTTGGAATCACTCCACCTAATGCCTGATAGGATTTCAACCCTGATCAATCTGTCCGCTGCTCAAATAAAACTTAAAAAATTCTCTGAAGCCAAAAATTACTCGGAGAAAGCACTCGAATTAGATAAAAACTGTGCCGAAGCATTTCTTAATTTAGGGATCATAAATAGAGAGCAGGGAAAATTTATTCACGCCTTAGAAATTTTTGAGATGGCAGCAAAGCTAAAGCCAGATTACCCTGAAGCAATCTCTAATAAGGGCATCGTCCTTCATGAACTCAAGCGATATGATGAAGCCTTAGCCTCGTATGACAAAGCAATTAGTTTTAAGTCTGATTACTGCGAAGCATGGAGTAATAGAGGCTCTACCTTTAGTGAGCTAAAGCGTTACGAAGAGGCGCTAGCCTCGTATGACAAAGCAATTAGTTTTAAGTCTGATTACTACGAGGCATGGGCCAACAAGGGCATCGTCCTTCATGAACTCAAGCGATATGATGAAGCCTTAGCCTCGTATGACAAAGCAATTAGTTTTAAGTCTGATTACTGCGAAGCATGGAGTAATAGAGGCTCTACCTTTAGTGAGCTAAAGCGTTACGAAGAGGCGCTAGCCTCGTATGACAAAGCAATTAGTTTTAAGTCTGATTACTACGAGGCATGGGCCAACAAGGGCATCGTCCTTCATGAACTCAAGCGATATGATGAAGCCTTAGCCTCGTATGACAAGGCGATTAGTCTTAAGCCTGATCTATACGATGCTTTCTGGGGAAAAGCTTTGATTCAATTGGCACTTGGGAATTTTAAAGACGGGTTTAAAAACTATGAATATCGTTTAGAAAGAACAAGTGCCCATCCAAAACGCCACCAAGCATTTCCATTGCTCACAAATTTAAATCAAGCATCAGGAAAAAGAGTATTGGTATGGAGTGAGCAAGGTCACGGCGATACAATTCAATTTAGTAGACTCATTAAAAATTTGAGCGATTTGAATATTGAGATTATTTTTGAGGTTCAGGCGGGACTTAAAACTCTACTTGAGCAGTCAATAAAGCATGCGAAGGTCATAGGCGAAGGCGCCCCCTTTGGGCAAGTTGATTTTCAAATTCCACTAATGAGCTTACCCCTACTCCTTGAATTAGATATTAATGGCATTCCGAGCGACCCATATCTTGTAGATTCAAAAAAGGATTCAATTGCCTGGAAAAAAAAGCTCAGTGCGGCAAATAATAAATTAAATATAGGAATCGCTTGCTCAGGAAATGAACAGCACATCAATGATAAAAATCGCTCAATCGATTTAGAATTCTTTAAGCCAATTGCCGATCAAGCAAACTTATTTTTAATTCAAAAAGATTTGAGGAAAAAAGATCGGGATTTTTTAAGAACTCATCCAGAAATTAAATTTCTTGGTGAAGAAATCAAGTCCTTTAATGATTCAGCTTCAATTATTCAAGAAATGGATCTAGTTATCACTGTTGATACATCCTTAGCTCATTTATCGGGCGCCCTAGGAAAGTCCACCCTAATCCTTCTTCCGTGGAATCCTGAATGGAGATGGCTTTTAGATAGGCAAGATAGTCCGTGGTATCCAACAGCTAAAATATTTAGGCAGCCGCACTCAGGTCGTTGGGAGTCTGTGATTGAAGATATTGCTCTTCGACTTAACTTAAATCATCCGTGCTAG
- a CDS encoding tripartite tricarboxylate transporter substrate binding protein BugE: protein MSLISKLIAISCGALLSLSATAQTYPTKPIKIIVPFAPGGSTDIIARSMSEPLSKQLGQSVIVENKAGGGGSVGALEVVRAPKDGYTLGIATISTTASNPAINGKIGYDPLKDFTPITNIAATPNVIVVNPSFPARDYKTFIEVIKKNPGKYSYASSGTGGIGHMQTELFKSLTGTFIVHIPYRGAGPGLIDVVAGQVPIMFDNLPSALPFIKDGRLIPIVIAAPKRLAILPNVPTFAEVGLAPANRMAYYGLLGPAGLPKDVVDKIYAAAQKAVLDPAVRKRIEDTGSIINVNGPEAFSKEMAAEYATYKDVVTKQKLELE, encoded by the coding sequence ATGTCCCTTATCAGCAAGCTCATTGCAATCAGTTGTGGCGCCTTACTCAGCCTTAGCGCTACTGCACAAACATACCCCACCAAACCAATCAAGATCATCGTTCCGTTTGCACCAGGTGGCAGCACCGACATTATTGCCCGTAGCATGTCTGAGCCTTTAAGCAAACAACTGGGTCAATCCGTGATTGTGGAGAATAAAGCTGGTGGCGGTGGCTCCGTTGGCGCACTTGAAGTCGTCCGCGCTCCAAAGGATGGCTATACCCTGGGAATCGCTACCATTTCTACCACGGCATCTAATCCAGCTATTAATGGCAAGATTGGCTATGACCCGCTCAAAGACTTCACACCAATAACAAATATTGCTGCGACCCCAAATGTGATTGTGGTGAACCCATCATTCCCCGCAAGAGATTACAAAACTTTTATCGAAGTCATTAAGAAAAATCCTGGTAAGTACTCTTACGCAAGTTCTGGCACTGGTGGCATCGGTCACATGCAAACAGAGTTATTTAAAAGCCTCACTGGAACCTTTATTGTTCATATCCCTTACCGCGGCGCTGGTCCTGGCTTAATTGATGTGGTAGCTGGCCAAGTGCCCATCATGTTTGATAACTTGCCTTCAGCCCTCCCCTTCATCAAAGATGGCAGGCTTATTCCGATAGTGATTGCAGCGCCAAAACGCCTCGCAATCTTGCCAAACGTACCCACATTTGCAGAGGTAGGGTTAGCGCCAGCAAATAGAATGGCTTACTACGGCCTATTAGGCCCAGCCGGTCTTCCTAAAGATGTTGTAGATAAGATTTATGCGGCGGCTCAAAAAGCAGTTCTTGATCCTGCGGTGCGAAAGCGCATTGAAGATACTGGCTCCATCATTAACGTCAACGGTCCAGAAGCCTTCTCAAAAGAAATGGCTGCTGAGTATGCAACTTATAAAGATGTCGTGACCAAACAGAAATTAGAGTTAGAGTAA
- a CDS encoding type II toxin-antitoxin system HicB family antitoxin → MKYPIAIEPGNAKEIWGVVVPDLAGCFSAGDNSIDEAIENAKEAIELWIEVALDRNQDIPKPSSISELQKKKEFKGWVWAIVEIDPALLSDEIERINITLPKRVLARLDAKAKKAGENRSAFIAHLALAA, encoded by the coding sequence ATGAAATATCCGATTGCAATTGAGCCGGGTAATGCCAAGGAGATCTGGGGTGTTGTGGTACCAGATTTAGCAGGGTGCTTCTCGGCTGGTGATAACAGTATTGATGAAGCAATAGAAAACGCTAAAGAGGCAATAGAGCTTTGGATTGAAGTCGCGCTAGATCGAAATCAGGATATCCCAAAGCCAAGCTCTATAAGTGAGCTACAAAAAAAGAAAGAATTTAAAGGATGGGTTTGGGCAATCGTGGAGATTGATCCAGCATTGCTCTCGGATGAAATAGAGAGAATTAATATTACCCTACCCAAAAGAGTGCTTGCCAGGTTGGATGCAAAGGCAAAAAAAGCCGGGGAAAATAGATCAGCATTTATCGCACATTTAGCATTAGCTGCTTAA
- a CDS encoding type II toxin-antitoxin system HicA family toxin: MHSKKLIERLKVDGWVLSRTRGSHHIFTHTTKSGHICIPHPKKDLGLGLVEKILKQADIEGGLK, encoded by the coding sequence ATGCATAGTAAAAAACTAATTGAGCGACTGAAGGTTGACGGGTGGGTATTAAGCAGAACGAGGGGCTCACACCATATTTTTACTCACACAACAAAGAGCGGGCATATATGCATCCCGCACCCTAAAAAAGATTTAGGTCTTGGTTTGGTGGAAAAGATATTGAAACAGGCTGATATAGAGGGAGGTCTTAAATGA